GAAAAGGAACCATTATGGCCGGCGAAACCACCATCACAGTCATCGGAAACCTGACATCGGACCCAGAGCTGCGCTTCACTCCGAGTGGGTCGGCGGTAGCAAATTTCACCATCGCCTCCACGCCCAGGACGTTCGACCGTCAGTCCAACGAGTGGAAGGACGGGGAGACGCTTTTCCTCCGGGCCAGTGTGTGGCGGGAAGCGGCTGAGAACGTGGCCGAGTCCCTGACTAAGGGCATGCGCGTGATCGTGACCGGCCGGCTGAAGTCCCGTTCCTACGAAACCAAGGAAGGCGAAAAGCGCACCGTAATCGAACTCGAAGTCGACGAGATCGGACCCTCACTCCGGTACGCCAATGCCAAGGTCAACCGCACCCAGCGCAGCACCCAGGGCGGGCGGGGGAACGACTACCAGGGCAGCGCCAACAGCCGGCCACAGTCCGGCCCGCAGGACGATCCCTGGGCCGTGCCGGCCAACAGTAACGCGGCCGGCGGATGGGGCAACGGACCCGACTCCGAACCTCCCTTCTAAGCAGTACAACTGTCGGCGTCAGCAGATACGCTGGCCCCGACAGGCAGCGCCCTCTAATCCAAACCACGAGTAAAAGGAACAGCCAATGTCGCATGCAGATGACCTCCGCGCCTGGGCGCGAGGCATGTACCCCACCGAGGCAGCAACGGAGCTGCTGCTAAAGGCGTTTGGGGGGAAGTTCGCTGCACCCGGTAATCCGTGGGTGCATACGAGTACCGAACCGGAGGGGCCCAATCAGGTGAGGGCATGGATCGACTTCGCCGCGATCCCCGAAGAGGTCGGACCGCTCTCGGGAGGCGAGCGACGATTCCTCATGCTGGCTGCCTCCCTCGCTGAGGACGTTCCCGTCGTTTTGGGGGACCTCGTGTCGGGGCTGGACCGGGAGAACCTGGATCTGGTCCTGGCCGCTATCGCGCATGCCGGCGGCAGCCACCAGCACTCGGATATCCGCTTCAATGAGGACGGCACGATGTCCCGGGGGAAGGGTTACCTGGACAGCCTGCACCCGTGGCCGCGGGCACTGCGCTCCGTCTAAGCAAGGTCTCTTTTGATGGCGAAGCCGAAGCGGTTTCCGGCGTTCACGCCGTACTACACGGAGGACCAGGCGGGGCAGGTCCGGGCCGCGTTCAAGGCCGCCGGCATGCAGGAGGGCGACGCGAGTGTTTCGGACCTCATTGTTCGGGCGACAATGCGTGAAGTGAAGCGTCTGCAGCGCAAGTACAACGGCGGCAAGCCGTGGCCGCCGGTGCAGGCCGGCGAGCTGCGGCGAGGGCAGAGAACGATGGATGAAATGCAGCACCGAAACGAGGAAATGTAAGCGTGGCTAAGAGGACTGAGGAAGTAAGCAGGAGTGGTGCGCCCGGGGCTAACCCGTTCCCGCGGATGTTGACGCTGGACCAGGTTGAGGAGGTCCTGAACCTTGGTAAACCGTTGGTCTACGCACTGGTTCGGAGTGGAGAGTTGAGGGCAGCTCAGTTTGGCGGCCGCGGCGTTTGGCGCGTCCGGGAAGACGATCTGAGCGCGTACATCGAGGCCGCGTACGAGAAGACAGCGGAGCGCATTGCATCGGGCCAGGTTCCCGAGGGGGAGTCCCCCGCAGACGACTAACCCGCAGCGATTGAGGCGCGGAAGGTCGGCACCCAAGGACGGGTGTCGGCCTTCCGTGCTTGTCGGGTCAGGTTCACCGTCTTGTGAACTCTTTTGCTGCGGCAGGTGCCATTGCTTGGATCACCCGGGCCTGAAGAAAGTGGCGGTGATTAGCGCCGCCCTGCAGCTTGTGGTTGTCACTGCCCTGTACCGGCCCAGGAAGCCCCTTCCATAAAAGTCAGCCCCTGGCATGGTTCCATACGTACCTATGTATGCCGCGCTGCGTAGTCCTTTGTCGTCCCTGCTGAAGAAGACCCAGCCGCCCCTTCAGGTGCGACGGAAGCGTCGCTCTTGGACCATGGGAAATTGTCCCGGTTTTAATAGACCGTTTTGCGACGTGGCTGTGCACGGCCCGCCGCTCTACTTCTACGAAGCTCCCCGCTACACAACAGAAGGACCGGAGTGTTCCGGTCCTTCTGTTGTGTAGCGGCCTATTAGCTGCCTGCCACGGTCACTTGGTTTCACCACTTTGTGGGTTTTAGGGTCACTCTTGGCTGAAGGATGTGCCAGATTCCTGGGCGGCATCCTGTTCGGATCCGGCGGAGCGCTTTGCTGTCCGCCGGCGCTTTACCGCAGACGGTTCAAGGCCAAGTTTCTTCAGTTCCTCCGCGCTCCATCCGTCCCGGGTGGCTTGTACGTAGGCGCGCTTGTCATCGCGTTCGGCGGCAACAAGCTGGTCCCGCAACTCTGTGATTCGCTGGCGGCTCTTTACCAGGGCAGTGACGGATTCAATGCGGGAGTCCAGCAGCGCGCGGGCTTGGTTTCGTGTCTGTTCAAT
This portion of the Pseudarthrobacter phenanthrenivorans Sphe3 genome encodes:
- a CDS encoding single-stranded DNA-binding protein produces the protein MATLRPVVGYKLSPRIPLEVDLFRQVNPSGRIPTDIVDPYSVEPAIVEPLSEDLYDDYANPGNGGDDRYLEAISRRPLGEGSLWDAHTADQYQPNDLTHDEPGGTEPQNEPAPDTENITSARGKGTIMAGETTITVIGNLTSDPELRFTPSGSAVANFTIASTPRTFDRQSNEWKDGETLFLRASVWREAAENVAESLTKGMRVIVTGRLKSRSYETKEGEKRTVIELEVDEIGPSLRYANAKVNRTQRSTQGGRGNDYQGSANSRPQSGPQDDPWAVPANSNAAGGWGNGPDSEPPF
- a CDS encoding helix-turn-helix domain-containing protein encodes the protein MAKRTEEVSRSGAPGANPFPRMLTLDQVEEVLNLGKPLVYALVRSGELRAAQFGGRGVWRVREDDLSAYIEAAYEKTAERIASGQVPEGESPADD
- a CDS encoding ParB family protein, yielding MAKPKRFPAFTPYYTEDQAGQVRAAFKAAGMQEGDASVSDLIVRATMREVKRLQRKYNGGKPWPPVQAGELRRGQRTMDEMQHRNEEM
- a CDS encoding ATP-binding cassette domain-containing protein gives rise to the protein MSHADDLRAWARGMYPTEAATELLLKAFGGKFAAPGNPWVHTSTEPEGPNQVRAWIDFAAIPEEVGPLSGGERRFLMLAASLAEDVPVVLGDLVSGLDRENLDLVLAAIAHAGGSHQHSDIRFNEDGTMSRGKGYLDSLHPWPRALRSV